A window of Deltaproteobacteria bacterium PRO3 genomic DNA:
ATGGCTAGTTTCATCAGCTTTCCTGCGTGCGACGTTTCACGTAGTCGATGACGTCTTTGACCGTGACGATCTTTTCGGCGTCTTCGTCGGGAATCTCCATTTCGAATTCTTCTTCCATCGCCATCACCAGCTCGACGATGTCGAGGGAGTCGGCACCGAGGTCGTCGAGCAGCGAGGCGCTGTCCGCGATCTCGTCTTCGTTGAGTCCCAGTTGCTCCGCGATGATCTGCTTGATCTTTTTGTCGGTGGACATCACATCCCCAAAAATTGGTTTAGAGATTCTCTTCGATCTTCAAGATATCGACGTTCTTGTAAAAGCCGCAGTGGATGCAAACCCGATGCGGGAGGCGCGGGGCGCCGCAACGCGGGCAACCGGCCACGTTGACGGCGGTCAGCTTGTGGGTGGCGCGGCGCATGTCCCGCCGGGATTTCGATTTTCTTCGCTTGGGTACTGGCATAAGGCCTCAGAAAAATTGAGTGAAAACGGCCTGCTAGGTACTATAGGGCTTCGAGGCTTGTCAATTGGCATTATTTTTCGGCCCTTGGCTTTCCATCCCCATTAATTACTTAAATAATTTCAATAAGTTAATTATCCGGCTCGCTTGAGGCGCGACACGTACAGATCGGCCTCCCGCGTCGGCTTCGGGAGGCGCCAACCCGCGTGGCATTCCAGGGTGAAGCGCAGGGCGCTGGCCAGGCCGATCCGGTGCCCGACGGAAATGAAGAGCGGCCGCACGCCGTCCTTGCTGCGGAAGATCGCGCCGACCTCCTCCCCACGATCGCGCAGAGGAGCGTGGCTGCCGCGCTTCGTCCCGGGCTCGCGGTATTCCCCGCAGAGCCGCGACTTCGCGCAGCCGATGGTCGGAACATCCAAGACGAGGCCCAAGTGGCTGGCGATGCCGAGGCGCCGGGGATGGGCGATCCCCTGCCCGTCGACGAAGACCAGGTCGGGGCGGCGACGCAGCTTGGCGAAGGCCTCGAGCAGGACGGGGATCTCGCGGAAGCTGAGCAGCCCGGGGACGTAGGGAAATTTCAGCGGAACGACGGCGTGGGCGCGCTCGATTTCCTTCAAGCCGGGGAATTCGAAGAGGATGACGCCGCCGTAGCCGAACTTTTTATCGGCGGAGATCGC
This region includes:
- the acpP gene encoding acyl carrier protein, whose translation is MSTDKKIKQIIAEQLGLNEDEIADSASLLDDLGADSLDIVELVMAMEEEFEMEIPDEDAEKIVTVKDVIDYVKRRTQES
- a CDS encoding 50S ribosomal protein L32 — protein: MPVPKRRKSKSRRDMRRATHKLTAVNVAGCPRCGAPRLPHRVCIHCGFYKNVDILKIEENL
- a CDS encoding deoxyribonuclease V, with protein sequence MPKQLPHHDWNLSPKQAVELQRRLAPQVIARDDFGEVRTVAGADMAISADKKFGYGGVILFEFPGLKEIERAHAVVPLKFPYVPGLLSFREIPVLLEAFAKLRRRPDLVFVDGQGIAHPRRLGIASHLGLVLDVPTIGCAKSRLCGEYREPGTKRGSHAPLRDRGEEVGAIFRSKDGVRPLFISVGHRIGLASALRFTLECHAGWRLPKPTREADLYVSRLKRAG